In Thalassococcus arenae, a single window of DNA contains:
- a CDS encoding TRAP transporter small permease: MSVMSEVGAIVSALLSMESFTIRNALRSDAAWVLGIVVLLIGGYLVAALYRHVPLFERYFERTVMVTMYLAMAFIIFRGVINRFIFQDMSSWSTTVPPLLFMIMAWFGAAYNIRVRTHLSFSEFRTSMPRPAQMACLALDFVLWMGFALILLVTTSRLTALSASNFQIVLGTDNTMQWWFLLTVPLAGILMSARAIENFQDDIRNYRSGQPLIRQAVIGGDN, encoded by the coding sequence ATGTCCGTGATGTCCGAGGTCGGCGCGATCGTTTCGGCGCTTTTGTCCATGGAAAGCTTTACCATCCGCAACGCCCTGCGCAGCGACGCCGCCTGGGTGCTGGGGATCGTCGTGCTGCTGATCGGTGGCTACCTGGTGGCGGCGCTGTACCGCCATGTCCCGCTGTTCGAACGCTATTTCGAGCGCACGGTGATGGTGACGATGTATCTGGCCATGGCCTTCATCATCTTCCGGGGCGTGATCAACCGCTTCATCTTTCAGGACATGAGCTCGTGGTCCACCACCGTGCCGCCTTTGCTGTTCATGATCATGGCGTGGTTCGGCGCGGCTTATAACATCCGGGTCCGAACCCATCTGTCGTTTTCGGAGTTCCGCACGTCGATGCCCAGGCCGGCGCAAATGGCCTGTCTGGCGCTGGATTTCGTGCTGTGGATGGGGTTCGCGTTGATCCTGCTGGTCACCACCAGCCGTCTGACCGCGCTGTCGGCGTCGAATTTCCAGATCGTTCTGGGCACGGACAACACGATGCAATGGTGGTTCCTGCTGACCGTGCCGCTTGCCGGCATCCTGATGTCGGCGCGCGCCATCGAGAATTTTCAGGACGATATCCGCAATTACCGCAGCGGTCAGCCGCTGATCCGGCAGGCGGTCATCGGGGGTGACAACTGA